The Humulus lupulus chromosome 3, drHumLupu1.1, whole genome shotgun sequence genome window below encodes:
- the LOC133820970 gene encoding anther-specific protein BCP1 produces the protein MARPVVIMALLAIAFVGLVSADGNSEIIKGGTGAAAAAAPLPAAGPSNDNEIGNTDGDGQADDVAEAPVGGPVPPGAFSPTDSPSGGASGLVALSAASGTAAVALVAGFLF, from the coding sequence ATGGCACGCCCTGTAGTTATCATGGCTCTCCTTGCCATTGCCTTTGTCGGGTTGGTTTCCGCCGATGGAAACAGCGAGATCATCAAGGGTGGCACTGGTGCTGCAGCGGCAGCCGCTCCTCTCCCAGCCGCTGGACCCTCCAACGACAATGAAATTGGAAACACAGATGGAGATGGGCAGGCGGACGACGTTGCAGAGGCCCCCGTTGGTGGACCTGTTCCTCCTGGTGCATTCTCTCCAACTGATTCTCCATCAGGTGGAGCAAGTGGCCTCGTGGCGCTATCTGCTGCCTCGGGCACTGCTGCTGTTGCCCTGGTTGCTGGCTTTTTATTTTAA
- the LOC133823719 gene encoding uncharacterized protein LOC133823719, whose amino-acid sequence MGYLTGDKKEPKEDDSAYATWDAKNSMVMTWLVKSMEEEISSNYMCYPTAKELWDNVHQMYSDLENQSQLFELNLKLGDIKQGEDNVTKYFSVLKRIWQDLALFDTYEWESVKDGKHHKKTVEDNQIYKFLAGLNVEFDEVRGRIIGRPPLPSIAEVFSEVRREESRRNVMLGKKVVGAAVEGSALATTNGGGYSRSTWNKFDEKPQV is encoded by the coding sequence ATGGGCTATTTGACGGGTGATAAGAAGGAACCTAAGGAGGATGACTCGGCTTATGCTACATGGGATGCAAAAaattccatggttatgacttGGCTGGTTAAGTCTATGGAGGAGGAGATTAGTTCAAACTATATGTGTTATCCTACTGCTAAGGAATTATGGGATAATGTTCATCAGATGTATTCTGATTTGGAGAATCAATCTCAACTTTTTGAGTTGAATCTCAAACTTGGTGACATAAAACAAGGTGAGGACAATGTTACCAAATACTTTAGTGTGTTGAAAAGGATTTGGCAGGATCTTGCTCTTTTTGACACATATGAATGGGAATCTGTTAAAGATGGTAAACATCATAAAAAGACAGTTGAGGACAATCAAATTTACAAGTTTTTGGCTGGTCTTAATGTTGAGTTTGATGAGGTGAGGGGGAGAATCATTGGCCGCCCACCTTTGCCTTCTATTGCCGAAGTCTTCTCGGAGGTTAGAAGAGAAGAAAGTCGAAGGAATGTCATGTTGGGAAAGAAGGTTGTTGGAGCAGCTGTTGAAGGATCGGCTTTAGCTACTACTAATGGAGGAGGCTATAGCAGATCCACCTGGAATAAATTTGATGAAAAGCCACAGGTCTGA
- the LOC133822257 gene encoding actin-related protein 3 — protein sequence MDPAASRPAVVIDNGTGYTKMGFAGNVEPCFIVPSVVAVNESFLNQSRTSSKANWLAQHSAGVMADLDFFIGDEALAKSRSSSTYNLTYPIRHGQVDNWDAMERFWQQCIFNYLRCDPEDHYFLLTESPLTAPESREYTGEIMFETFNVPGLYIAVNSVLALAAGYTTSKCEMTGVVVDVGDGATHVVPVADGYVIGSSIKSIPISGKDVTLFVQQLMRERGENVPPEDSFEVARKVKETYCYTSSDIVKEFNKHDKEPSKYIKQWRGIKPKTGAPYSCDIGYERFLGPEVFFNPEIYSTEYTTPLPAVIDKCIQSAPIDTRRALYKNIVLSGGSTMFRDFHRRLQRDLKKIVDARVVASEARLGGEIRSQPVEVNVVSHPIQRFAVWFGGSVLASTPEFFAACHTKAEYEEYGASICRTNPVFKGMY from the exons ATGGACCCCGCCGCTTCACGCCCCGCCGTGGTGATCGACAATGGCACCGG CTATACTAAGATGGGTTTTGCTGGAAATGTGGAGCCTTGCTTCATTGTGCCGAGTGTCGTTGCTGTAAACGAATCGTTTTTGAATCAATCGAGAACTTCCTCGAAGGCCAATTGGTTAGCGCAGCACAGTGCTGGTGTTATGGCCGATCTTGATTTCTTTATTGGGGATGAGGCGCTTGCAAAATCTCGATCTAGCAGTACTTATAATCTTACCTATCCGATTAGACACGGGCAAGTTGATAATTGGGATGCAATGGAGCGGTTCTGGCAGCAGTGTATATTTAATTATTTGCGTTGTGATCCAGAGGACCATTATTTTCTTTTGACTGAGAGCCCATTGACTGCACCGGAGAGTCGTGAGTATACTGGTGAAATTATGTTTGAGACGTTCAATGTTCCCGGGCTTTACATTGCGGTGAACTCTGTGCTTGCTCTTGCGGCTGGTTACACAACGTCTAAG TGTGAGATGACCGGAGTTGTAGTAGATGTTGGGGATGGCGCTACTCATGTTGTACCTGTTGCTGATGGTTATGTCATTGGGAGTAGCATTAAGTCAATTCCTATTTCTGGGAAAGATGTAACGCTCTTTGTGCAGCAGCTTATGCGG gAAAGAGGAGAAAATGTTCCGCCAGAAGATTCCTTTGAAGTAGCACGTAAAGTGAAGGAAACATATTGCTATACAAGTTCTGACATTGTCAAG GAGTTCAATAAACATGATAAAGAGCCATCGAAGTATATTAAACAATGGAGAGGCATTAAACCAAAGACAGGGGCACCATACTCTTGTGATATTGGCTATGAAAGATTTCTCGGGCCAGAA GTGTTCTTCAATCCTGAGATATATAGCACCGAGTACACTACTCCTTTACCAGCTGTCATAGACAAGTGCATTCAGTCAGCACCAATTGACACAAGGAGGGCTTTGTATAAG AATATTGTGTTGTCTGGAGGCTCAACCATGTTCAGGGACTTCCATAGGAGATTGCAACGGGATCTAAAAAAGATTGTTGATGCCCGAGTTGTTGCATCTgaagctcgacttggtggagaaATAAGA TCGCAACCTGTGGAAGTCAATGTTGTCAGCCACCCCATCCAGAGATTTGCAGTCTGGTTTGGAGGCTCTGTACTTGCATCAACACCAGAATTTTTTGCG GCATGTCATACAAAAGCAGAGTACGAGGAGTACGGCGCAAGCATATGTCGAACCAATCCCGTCTTCAAGGGGATGTATTGA
- the LOC133822258 gene encoding uncharacterized protein LOC133822258: MSEEQMDFEDEDYGGPQKLQDQGSSGAISALADEEPMGEDDEYDDLYNDVNIGDGFMQLHRSEAPLPPGGVSNGGLQAQKTNIPVPRDETGVSRELNIPGVSADGKYSSASSQFPGQKEGLAVDNKSKVGFSEKGRIMEMTNDAQVRQMGFQRSLMPHGTGVDSSVIPVKVANEHVLSLNSESIVTRGGPPMLANQTNVDASVNRSVVNENLIRPPIENGSAMLFVGELHWWTTDAELENVLSQYGRVKEIKFFDERASGKSKGYCQVEFYDSSAATACKEGMHGHFFNGRACVVAFATSQTLKQMGAAYASKNQAQNQSQPPQGRRPVNDGVGRGGNQSHQSGDTGGRNFGRGGWGRGGQGINRGGGGSMRGRGGAMSAKNMVGSNAGIGGNAGGAGGYGQGLGGHAFGGPAGGMMNPQGMMGSGFDPSYMGRGGGYGGFPGPAFPGMLSSFPAVNAMGLAAVAPHVNPAFFGRGMANNGMGMMGTHFMDGHHAGMWNDTSMGGWGGDEQGRRTRESSYGGEDGASEYGYGEANNEKGVRSSVASRERERGSDRDRLGNSERRHHEERDQDWNKSEKEQREHGYREEKDGHSRDHRQRERDLDNEDDWDRGQSSSRPRSRSRVMPEDHQRPRSRDVDYGKRRRMPSE, from the coding sequence ATGAGTGAAGAGCAAATGGATTTCGAAGATGAGGATTATGGAGGACCGCAAAAGCTCCAGGATCAGGGTAGTAGTGGAGCTATATCTGCTCTTGCAGATGAAGAACCAATGGGAGAAGATGATGAATACGATGATCTCTATAATGATGTTAACATTGGAGATGGTTTCATGCAGTTGCACCGGTCTGAGGCACCACTTCCTCCTGGTGGTGTCAGCAATGGAGGGCTCCAAGCTCAGAAAACTAATATTCCCGTACCAAGAGACGAAACTGGGGTCTCTCGAGAACTGAATATTCCAGGTGTTTCAGCAGATGGAAAATATTCTAGTGCAAGTTCTCAATTTCCTGGCCAGAAGGAGGGACTTGCAGTTGATAATAAATCAAAAGTTGGATTTTCAGAAAAGGGAAGAATTATGGAGATGACTAATGATGCTCAAGTCAGACAAATGGGTTTTCAAAGATCTTTGATGCCACATGGTACAGGAGTTGATTCATCTGTTATTCCTGTAAAAGTTGCAAATGAGCATGTATTGTCACTGAATTCTGAAAGCATTGTTACTAGAGGGGGTCCTCCGATGCTTGCTAATCAAACCAATGTGGATGCAAGTGTTAACCGGTCTGTGGTTAATGAAAATCTGATAAGGCCACCAATAGAGAATGGTTCAGCTATGCTGTTTGTTGGAGAACTGCATTGGTGGACAACTGATGCTGAACTTGAAAATGTTTTATCTCAATATGGAAGAGTCAAGGAAATTAAGTTTTTTGATGAAAGAGCCAGCGGTAAATCAAAAGGATATTGTCAAGTTGAGTTTTATGATTCATCAGCAGCTACTGCATGCAAGGAAGGAATGCACGGTCACTTTTTCAATGGGAGAGCTTGTGTTGTGGCATTTGCTACTTCACAAACACTTAAGCAGATGGGAGCTGCTTATGCAAGCAAGAATCAAGCCCAGAATCAGTCTCAACCACCCCAGGGAAGAAGGCCTGTCAATGATGGTGTTGGAAGAGGAGGCAATCAGAGCCATCAAAGTGGAGATACTGGTGGGAGGAATTTTGGAAGGGGTGGATGGGGACGAGGTGGGCAAGGAATAAACAGAGGGGGTGGAGGGTCAATGAGGGGAAGGGGAGGGGCAATGAGTGCTAAGAACATGGTTGGGAGCAATGCTGGAATTGGAGGTAATGCTGGTGGAGCAGGTGGATATGGGCAGGGTCTTGGAGGACATGCATTTGGTGGTCCTGCTGGTGGGATGATGAATCCACAGGGCATGATGGGTTCTGGGTTTGATCCGTCATATATGGGTAGAGGAGGTGGTTATGGAGGATTTCCAGGACCTGCTTTCCCTGGAATGCTTTCTTCATTTCCAGCAGTTAATGCAATGGGACTAGCTGCGGTGGCTCCACATGTAAACCCAGCCTTCTTTGGCAGGGGTATGGCAAATAATGGAATGGGTATGATGGGTACTCATTTCATGGATGGGCATCATGCAGGGATGTGGAATGACACAAGCATGGGTGGATGGGGAGGAGATGAACAAGGTCGAAGGACCAGGGAATCAAGCTATGGTGGTGAGGATGGTGCTTCTGAGTATGGGTATGGAGAAGCAAACAATGAAAAAGGAGTAAGATCAAGTGTTGCTTCCAGGGAAAGAGAAAGAGGATCTGACCGTGACCGGTTAGGGAACTCTGAGCGGAGGCATCATGAAGAAAGAGACCAGGACTGGAACAAATCTGAAAAGGAGCAGCGGGAGCATGGATACAGGGAAGAAAAAGATGGGCACAGCCGAGATCATCGTCAAAGAGAGCGTGACTTGGATAATGAGGATGATTGGGACAGAGGGCAATCTTCATCTAGACCTCGGAGCAGGTCCAGAGTGATGCCTGAAGATCATCAACGCCCTCGCTCAAGAGATGTTGATTATGGAAAGAGGAGACGTATGCCATCCGAGTAA
- the LOC133822260 gene encoding T-complex protein 1 subunit epsilon: protein MALAFDEYGRPFIIIKEQEQKTRLRGIDAQKANISAGKAVAQILKTSLGPKGMDKMLQSPDGDVTISNDGATILEMMDVDNQIAKLMVELSRSQDYEIGDGTTGVVVLAGSLLEQAERLLERGIHPIRVAEGYEMASRIAVEHLERIATKYEFDASNIEPLVQTCMTTLSSKIVNRCKRDLAEIAVKAVLAVADLERKDVNLELIKVEGKVGGKLEDTELIYGIILDKDMSHPQMPKQIEDAKIAILTCPFEPPKPKTKHKVDIDTVEKFQTLRGQEQKYFDDMVQQCKDVGATLVICQWGFDDEANHLLMHRNLPAVRWVGGVELELIAIATGGRIVPRFQELTPEKLGKAGIVREKAFGTTKDRMLYIEHCANSRAVTVFIRGGNKMMIEETKRSIHDALCVARNLIRNNSIVYGGGSAEISCSVAVEAAADKYPGVEQYAIRGFADALDAVPMALAENSGLQPIETLSAVKSQQIKENNPYCGIDCNDVGTNDMREQNVFETLIGKQQQILLATQVVKMILKIDDVISPNEY from the exons ATGGCGCTGGCTTTCGATGAGTACGGAAGGCCATTCATAATCATCAAAGAGCAGGAGCAGAAGACCAGATTAAGAGGCATCGATGCTCAGAAGGCCAACATTTCCGCTGGTAAAGCCGTCGCTCAAATCCTCAAGACCTCTCTCGGTCCCAAGGGCATGGACAAGATGCTCCAGAGCCCCGATGGCGATGTCACCATTT CAAATGATGGTGCAACAATTTTGGAGATGATGGATGTTGACAACCAAATTGCAAAATTGATGGTCGAGCTGTCGCGTAGTCAGGATTACGAAATTGGTGATGGGACAACTGGGGTTGTTGTTTTGGCTGGTTCACTTCTGGAGCAGGCTGAGAGGCTACTAGAACGTGGTATTCATCCAATTCGAGTTGCTGAGGGCTATGAAATGGCCTCAAGGATAGCTGTTGAGCATCTGGAGCGAATAGCTACTAAATACGAATTTGATGCATCAAATATAGAGCCTCTAGTTCAAACTTGTATGACCACATTATCATCAAAGAT TGTGAACCGGTGTAAGCGTGATTTGGCTGAGATTGCTGTTAAAGCAGTTCTTGCCGTTGCAGATTTAGAGAGGAAGGAtgttaatttagaattaataaaGGTGGAGGGTAAAGTGGGGGGCAAATTGGAAGATACTGAGCTGATATATGGAATTATTCTTGACAAGGATATGAGCCATCCTCAGATGCCTAAGCAAATTGAAGATGCTAAAATTGCTATCTTGACATGCCCCTTTGAGCCCCCGAAGCCAAAAACTAAACATAAGGTTGACATTGATACTGTGGAGAAGTTCCAAACTTTACGTGGGCAAGAACAAAAGTACTTTGACGACATGGTTCAACAATGCAAG gATGTTGGTGCTACCTTGGTAATCTGTCAATGGGGTTTTGATGATGAAGCAAATCATCTTTTGATGCACCGAAACTTACCTGCTGTAAGATGGGTTGGTGGTGTAGAGTTGGAACTGATTGCAATAGCCACCG GTGGAAGAATTGTGCCAAGATTCCAGGAGTTGACTCCTGAGAAATTGGGAAAG gCTGGAATTGTTCGAGAGAAAGCATTTGGTACAACGAAGGATCGAATGCTGTACATTGAACACTGTGCAAATTCAAGGGCTGTAACTGTATTTATCCGTGGAG GTAACAAAATGATGATAGAGGAGACCAAGCGTAGTATCCATGATGCATTGTGTGTTGCTAGGAATCTTATTCGTAACAATTCTATTGTCTACGGTGGTGGGTCAGCTGAGATATCTTGCTCAGTTGCTGTAGAGGCAGCCGCAGATAAATACCCTGGAGTTGAGCAG TATGCTATCAGAGGATTTGCTGATGCTCTGGATGCTGTACCTATGGCACTAGCGGAGAATAGTGGTCTCCAACCCATTGAAACGCTGTCTGCCGTAAAATCTCAGCAAATCAAG GAGAACAATCCCTACTGCGGAATCGATTGCAACGATGTTGGCACTAATGACATGCGTGAGCAGAATGTTTTTGAGACACTCATTGGAAAGCAGCAGCAGATCTTGCTGGCTACACAAGTTGTGAAGATGATATTGAAAATAGATGATGTTATCTCCCCTAATGAGTACTAA